The nucleotide window CGAAATTAAACTTCGCATCCAGAGCCACGACCTGATTATCGGTGGTGATCGCGAGGGGATTGATCTCGACGAGGGAGCAGTCGCTCTTCAGATAGAGATTCCACATGGCGGTAAAGAGTTTGACCGCCTGATTCATCAAAGCACCACGCAAGCCGAGTGAGGCAGCGATTTTACGGCATTGATAGCTCTGGAGACCGAGTGTGGGGTGGATGAACTCTTTGAAAATTTTTTCGGGAGTCTTTTCGGCCACTTCTTCGATATTCATGCCGCCTTCGGTCGAGGCGATGATGGCGTGCCCGCTGCTGCCACGGTCAAAAAGAATGGCAAAGTAGTATTCCTTCGAGATGTCGACCGCTTTGGCGATGAGCACCTTGCTGACGAGCTTGCCCTCTGGGCCGGTCTGGTGGGTGACGAGCGTCTGGCCGAGCATCTTGCCGGCGATGTCCTGAGCCTGCTCTGCGGAGTCCACGACGTGTACACCGCCTTTGAAGCCATTTTTGAAGGTTCCTTTGCCGCGGCCACCTGCATGCACCTGGGCCTTCACGACGAGTCCTGGGCCACCGATGTCTCTCGCTGCCTTACCAGCCTCTTCCGCTGTGCTGGCGACAATGCCTTTGGGCGTTGCGACGCCGAATTTTTCAAACAACTGCTTGGCTTGGTATTCGTGGATGTTCATGCGTATGGGACTGGGAAAAGGAGCCGCGACAGTAGGATCGGCCTCCCCAGCGTCAAGGCGCATTCCCAAGAGAAGACGGTTTGTTGTCCCCGTTTCCGCTCACCAGACAGCCACTTGAATCACCCTACAGGAGAGCTGGCCTCAGCCTGGGCCCACTGAGCACGCCAGTGATCGAGTCTCTCTTTGATGCGGCCTTCCAGACCGTTTGAGGTG belongs to Verrucomicrobiaceae bacterium and includes:
- the sucC gene encoding ADP-forming succinate--CoA ligase subunit beta — protein: MNIHEYQAKQLFEKFGVATPKGIVASTAEEAGKAARDIGGPGLVVKAQVHAGGRGKGTFKNGFKGGVHVVDSAEQAQDIAGKMLGQTLVTHQTGPEGKLVSKVLIAKAVDISKEYYFAILFDRGSSGHAIIASTEGGMNIEEVAEKTPEKIFKEFIHPTLGLQSYQCRKIAASLGLRGALMNQAVKLFTAMWNLYLKSDCSLVEINPLAITTDNQVVALDAKFNFDDNALYRQKEVTEMRDKTEEDPREVAASEYGLNYIGLDGNIACLVNGAGLAMSTMDIIKFHGGEPANFLDVGGGATKEQVTAAFKIILGDPNVKGILVNIFGGIMDCNIIATGIIAAAQEVSLGIPLVVRLEGNNVEAGKATLAASGLKITSAADLTDAAEKIVAAVKA